From Nonlabens sp. Ci31, the proteins below share one genomic window:
- the nadE gene encoding NAD(+) synthase, giving the protein MKVEKVTDHIVKWLKDYASKAGVKGYVVGVSGGVDSAVTSTLCAMTGLEVLCVEMPIHQHQDHVTRAQEHMIQLKNRFDNVDDVRSDLTTVFNIFKDQMPSVTSNPQIELSLGNTRARLRMTTLYYHGGVHGLLVAGTGNKVEDFGVGFYTKYGDGGVDVSPIADLLKSEVYAVGKHLKVPESILKAAPSDGLYGAERTDEDQIGASYDELERAMHQANKNIPVETLSAREQEVFHIYLSYNRKNQHKMNPIPVCVIPKDLL; this is encoded by the coding sequence ATGAAAGTAGAAAAGGTAACAGATCACATAGTAAAATGGCTGAAAGATTATGCCTCCAAAGCTGGGGTTAAAGGCTATGTAGTAGGAGTAAGTGGTGGTGTTGACAGTGCCGTTACCTCTACTCTATGCGCTATGACTGGCCTAGAGGTACTGTGTGTAGAAATGCCTATTCACCAGCATCAGGATCATGTTACTAGAGCTCAAGAACATATGATACAGTTAAAAAACCGATTTGACAATGTAGACGATGTGAGAAGTGATCTCACAACGGTGTTTAATATTTTTAAAGATCAGATGCCTAGTGTTACCAGCAACCCTCAAATCGAGCTTAGCCTAGGAAACACCAGAGCAAGGTTAAGAATGACTACTCTGTATTATCACGGTGGCGTTCATGGATTACTTGTTGCTGGAACTGGTAATAAAGTAGAAGATTTTGGCGTTGGCTTTTATACCAAATACGGTGACGGTGGCGTGGATGTAAGCCCTATTGCTGATTTATTAAAAAGCGAAGTTTACGCAGTAGGAAAACACTTAAAGGTACCTGAAAGCATTCTAAAAGCGGCTCCAAGTGATGGACTGTATGGTGCTGAAAGAACAGATGAAGACCAAATAGGCGCTAGTTATGATGAATTAGAACGAGCGATGCATCAAGCAAACAAAAACATTCCTGTGGAGACTTTAAGTGCTAGAGAGCAAGAAGTCTTCCACATATACTTATCTTATAACAGAAAGAATCAACACAAGATGAATCCAATTCCGGTCTGCGTCATCCCAAAAGATTTACTGTAA